A region from the Rhodocyclaceae bacterium genome encodes:
- a CDS encoding acetyl-CoA carboxylase carboxyltransferase subunit alpha produces the protein MKQTFLDFEKPIAEIEAQIEALLVAHDLAPDGTASDPADEIAALRRQSAAATRQVYAKLSPWQISQVSRHPQRPYSRDYIERLFTDFQELHGDRTYADDAAIIGGLARFDDQPCMVIGHQKGRDTKEKILRNFGMPRPEGYRKALRLMRLAERFELPVFTFIDTPGAYPGVGAEERGQSEAIGRNLFEMARLNVPIVCTVIGEGGSGGALAISVGDVLLMLEYSTYSVISPEGGASILWKSADKAPDAAAVLGITASRLKSLGLVDKIVSEPAGGAHRDPDQMMVTLKRALADAIKSIRARPVDQLLERRFDRLMGYGKFREVEVG, from the coding sequence ATGAAACAGACCTTCCTCGATTTCGAGAAGCCGATCGCCGAGATCGAAGCGCAGATCGAAGCGCTGCTCGTGGCGCACGATCTCGCGCCCGACGGCACCGCCTCCGATCCCGCCGACGAGATCGCCGCATTGCGCCGGCAGAGTGCTGCGGCCACCCGGCAGGTCTACGCGAAGCTGTCTCCGTGGCAGATCTCGCAGGTGTCGCGGCACCCCCAGCGCCCGTACTCGCGCGACTACATCGAGCGACTGTTTACCGATTTCCAGGAACTCCACGGCGATCGTACCTATGCCGACGACGCGGCGATCATCGGCGGGCTGGCCCGCTTCGACGATCAGCCGTGCATGGTGATCGGGCACCAGAAAGGCCGCGACACGAAAGAGAAGATCCTGCGCAACTTCGGCATGCCGCGGCCGGAGGGGTATCGCAAGGCGTTGCGTCTGATGCGCCTGGCGGAGCGCTTCGAACTGCCGGTGTTCACTTTCATCGACACGCCCGGTGCCTACCCGGGCGTGGGTGCCGAGGAACGCGGCCAGTCCGAGGCGATCGGGCGCAACCTGTTCGAGATGGCCAGGCTGAACGTTCCGATCGTGTGCACGGTGATCGGCGAAGGCGGGTCGGGCGGTGCCCTCGCCATCTCGGTGGGTGACGTGCTGCTGATGCTCGAGTACTCGACCTACTCGGTGATCTCGCCCGAGGGTGGCGCATCGATCCTCTGGAAGAGCGCTGACAAGGCACCCGACGCAGCGGCGGTGCTCGGCATCACCGCCTCGCGCCTGAAGTCGCTCGGCCTGGTCGACAAGATCGTGTCCGAACCGGCCGGCGGCGCACATCGCGACCCCGACCAGATGATGGTCACGCTCAAGCGTGCGCTGGCCGATGCGATCAAGAGCATCCGCGCCAGACCCGTCGACCAGTTGCTCGAGCGGCGCTTCGATCGGCTCATGGGCTATGGCAAATTCCGCGAGGTCGAAGTCGGCTGA
- a CDS encoding 3'-5' exonuclease: protein MNPILAFDIETIPDIAGLRVLHGLSDALSDQDIVDMAHQKRRQSHGTDFQPLHLQKVVAISCALREGDHFRVWSLGQPEDSEATLVQRFFDGVEKYLPQLVSWNGGGFDLPVLNYRALVNGVTAPRFWDLGDDDREFKWNNYISRYHMRHLDLMDLLAMYQPRASAPLDELAKLCGFPGKLGMDGSQVWGAFRDGRLPEIRAYCETDAVNTYLMYLRFQHLRGTLVPAVYEQEIVRVRSTLGRTPGAHWQEFLAAWPA from the coding sequence ATGAACCCGATACTGGCTTTCGACATCGAAACCATCCCCGACATTGCCGGGCTGCGCGTGCTGCACGGGCTGTCGGATGCCCTGTCCGACCAGGATATCGTCGACATGGCGCACCAGAAACGACGACAGAGCCACGGCACCGACTTCCAGCCGCTGCACCTGCAGAAGGTGGTGGCCATCTCCTGTGCGCTGCGCGAAGGCGATCACTTCCGGGTGTGGTCGCTCGGACAGCCGGAAGACAGCGAAGCGACACTGGTCCAGCGCTTCTTCGACGGCGTCGAGAAGTACCTGCCGCAACTGGTGTCGTGGAACGGCGGCGGCTTCGACCTGCCGGTGCTGAACTACCGCGCACTGGTCAACGGCGTCACTGCACCGCGCTTCTGGGATCTCGGCGACGACGACCGCGAGTTCAAGTGGAACAACTACATCAGTCGCTACCACATGCGGCACCTCGACCTGATGGACCTGCTGGCGATGTACCAGCCGCGCGCGTCCGCACCGCTGGACGAACTGGCGAAGTTGTGCGGGTTCCCGGGCAAACTGGGTATGGACGGCAGTCAGGTGTGGGGGGCGTTCCGCGACGGACGCCTGCCCGAGATCCGCGCCTACTGCGAGACCGACGCGGTCAACACCTACCTGATGTACCTGCGCTTCCAGCATCTGCGCGGCACGCTGGTGCCGGCGGTCTACGAGCAGGAGATCGTGCGGGTACGCTCGACGCTAGGCCGAACCCCCGGCGCGCACTGGCAGGAGTTCCTGGCGGCATGGCCTGCCTGA
- the rlmD gene encoding 23S rRNA (uracil(1939)-C(5))-methyltransferase RlmD yields MSTARSFGRRGTAPSGASVATVDLSTLPLVEIESLDQDGRGIARLDGKTLFVDGALPGERVRISSYMRKPTYEFAQTMAIERASAERIAPRCPHFGVCGGCAMQHVQPRAQVATKQRVLEDALMHIAKLRPGMMLSPIHGPTWHYRYRARLSVRLVAKKGGVLVGFHEKRSSFIADMRECHVLAPVVADLLVPLRALVEGLSIADRMPQIEVAVTDPRTRAVGAAPLPHCALVFRNLAPLTPEDEALMRAFADTHRVQVFLQPKGPDTAYPLHPAEPALLEYRLPEFGVGLQFSPTEFTQVNHAINEVLVRRATGLLAPRPGERIADFFCGLGNFSLPIASQGADVVGVEGAKSLVARAASNAARNGLSARTRFEAGDLFKADADTLAALGRFDKWLVDPPRDGALALIKAIGEPTAAGVVVPPPARIVYVSCNPATLARDAGLLVHTKGYVLRAAGVVNMFPHTGHVESVAWFEHDPTAALSAALPDQLPPK; encoded by the coding sequence ATGAGTACCGCCCGTTCCTTCGGCCGGCGTGGCACTGCGCCCTCGGGTGCCTCGGTTGCTACGGTCGACCTGTCCACCCTGCCCCTGGTGGAGATCGAGTCGCTCGACCAGGACGGCCGGGGCATCGCGCGCCTCGACGGCAAGACCCTGTTCGTCGACGGTGCCCTGCCCGGCGAGCGCGTACGCATCTCTTCCTACATGCGCAAGCCGACCTACGAGTTCGCGCAGACGATGGCCATCGAACGTGCGTCGGCCGAACGCATTGCCCCACGGTGCCCGCACTTCGGGGTCTGCGGCGGCTGTGCCATGCAGCATGTCCAGCCCAGGGCCCAGGTGGCGACCAAGCAGCGGGTGCTCGAAGACGCGCTGATGCACATCGCGAAGCTGCGCCCCGGCATGATGCTCTCGCCGATCCACGGACCGACCTGGCACTACCGCTACCGTGCCAGGCTGTCGGTGCGGCTGGTGGCGAAGAAAGGCGGCGTGCTGGTCGGCTTCCACGAGAAGCGCAGCAGCTTCATCGCCGACATGCGCGAATGCCACGTGCTGGCACCGGTGGTGGCCGACCTGCTGGTACCGCTGCGCGCGCTGGTCGAGGGGCTGTCGATTGCCGACCGGATGCCGCAGATCGAAGTGGCGGTGACCGATCCCCGGACCCGCGCCGTCGGTGCCGCGCCGCTGCCCCATTGCGCGCTGGTGTTCCGCAACCTGGCGCCACTGACGCCGGAGGACGAAGCGCTGATGCGCGCTTTCGCCGACACCCATCGGGTGCAGGTATTCCTGCAGCCCAAGGGGCCGGACACCGCGTACCCGCTGCATCCGGCAGAGCCTGCACTGCTCGAGTACCGGCTGCCGGAGTTCGGTGTCGGCCTGCAGTTCTCGCCGACCGAGTTCACCCAGGTCAACCATGCCATCAACGAAGTGCTCGTGCGCCGCGCGACAGGCCTCCTGGCCCCGCGGCCGGGCGAGCGTATCGCCGACTTCTTCTGCGGACTGGGCAACTTCTCGCTGCCGATCGCGAGCCAGGGCGCCGATGTGGTCGGCGTCGAGGGCGCGAAATCCCTGGTCGCGCGCGCGGCGTCGAACGCCGCACGCAACGGCTTGTCCGCGCGTACGCGTTTCGAGGCGGGCGACCTGTTCAAGGCCGATGCCGACACGCTGGCAGCGCTCGGCCGGTTCGACAAGTGGCTGGTCGACCCGCCGCGCGACGGTGCGCTGGCGCTGATCAAGGCGATCGGCGAACCGACCGCCGCCGGCGTCGTGGTGCCGCCACCCGCGCGCATCGTCTACGTGTCATGCAACCCGGCGACGCTGGCGCGCGACGCCGGGCTGCTGGTGCACACCAAGGGCTACGTTCTGCGCGCGGCGGGCGTCGTCAACATGTTCCCGCACACCGGGCATGTCGAGTCGGTCGCATGGTTCGAGCACGACCCGACCGCGGCGCTATCCGCTGCCCTGCCCGACCAGTTGCCACCGAAATGA
- a CDS encoding Bax inhibitor-1/YccA family protein — MQPELRIPAQAGELSVSQNRVLRNTYMLLSLTMIPTLIGAMIGMQLDFGIMRTNPIMSFVVILAVFYGMVFAIEKNKDSGLGVALLLGFTFMLGLLLAPLLQSALGLSNGGQIIAMAAAGTGVSFFSMAAIATVTKRDFSFMGKFLMVGVIVAMIAIVANVFLQMPVLSLTISAVVVLLSTMLILYTLSGIIHGGETNYVSATLSLYISIYNIFSGLVQLLMAFTGNRD; from the coding sequence ATGCAACCAGAACTCCGGATCCCGGCCCAGGCAGGGGAACTTTCGGTCTCGCAGAACCGGGTGCTCCGCAACACCTACATGCTGCTCTCGCTGACGATGATCCCGACGCTGATCGGAGCGATGATCGGCATGCAGCTCGACTTCGGGATCATGCGCACCAACCCGATCATGAGCTTCGTGGTGATCCTGGCCGTGTTCTACGGCATGGTATTCGCGATCGAAAAGAACAAGGACAGCGGTCTGGGCGTGGCGCTGCTGCTCGGCTTCACCTTCATGCTCGGCCTGCTGCTCGCACCGCTGCTCCAGTCGGCGCTCGGCCTGTCGAACGGTGGCCAGATCATCGCCATGGCGGCGGCGGGCACCGGCGTGTCCTTCTTCAGCATGGCTGCGATCGCCACAGTGACCAAGCGCGACTTCAGCTTCATGGGCAAGTTCCTGATGGTCGGCGTCATCGTGGCGATGATCGCGATCGTCGCGAACGTGTTCCTGCAGATGCCGGTGCTGTCGCTGACCATCTCGGCGGTGGTGGTGCTGCTTTCGACGATGCTCATCCTCTATACGCTCAGCGGCATCATCCACGGCGGCGAGACGAACTACGTGTCTGCCACGTTGAGCCTATACATCAGCATCTACAACATCTTCTCGGGCCTGGTGCAACTGTTGATGGCCTTCACCGGCAATCGCGACTGA
- a CDS encoding EAL domain-containing protein — translation MTMPNDDWVATGEYPALAAMRQSLKDALRLQTVAKLLSRRALRSVYQPIVSLANGQILAHEALIRGPVGTELVNPDALFAAAAAEGLTLELEQACIATVARYWSPPVNDQRLFVNLSAETILHQAGRQSVSGIVSALEAAQVSPAVLVIEVTEHERVTDVARLVAVADELRALGLRFALDDFGEGHSNLRLWSELRPEFVKIDKYFVRQIDLHAKKVQTIKGLARLAEVFGSRLVAEGVETDLELRIVRDLGIELGQGYFLGRPQPEPVAGVLPEAAAVLSSAVIAVLPEITRAAGAELTVRRLALHVPPLPMQATNDEVAQAFAEDPARRAVALVDGTRPVGLISRQAFVDRYAKPFHRELYARKPAMAFANSTPLMLDQHTGIEGLTAVLTSSDQRYLTDGFILTDAGRYMGLGTGEQLVRMVTEVRIEAARHANPLTFLPGNIPTTEHIDRLMGSGSSFVACYCDLNDFKPYNDHYGYWRGDEMIQLVARTLIANCDARRDFVGHVGGDDFIVLFQSDDWLARCERVVETFNALALELFDEDARERGGIEAEDRHGVNRFFGFTTLSIGAVPVRRGRFDRADQVASAAAAAKHKAKASRIGLAVEAP, via the coding sequence TTGACGATGCCGAATGATGACTGGGTAGCAACCGGCGAATACCCGGCCCTGGCCGCGATGCGCCAGAGCCTGAAAGATGCATTGCGCCTGCAGACGGTCGCCAAGCTGCTGTCGCGAAGGGCCTTGCGATCGGTGTACCAGCCGATCGTGAGCCTGGCAAACGGACAGATTCTGGCGCATGAGGCGCTGATCCGGGGACCGGTGGGCACGGAACTGGTCAATCCCGATGCGCTTTTCGCCGCGGCGGCCGCCGAAGGACTGACGCTCGAGCTCGAACAGGCCTGCATCGCCACAGTCGCGAGGTACTGGTCGCCGCCGGTGAACGACCAGCGGCTCTTCGTCAACCTCAGCGCAGAAACGATCCTGCACCAGGCGGGCAGGCAGTCCGTGTCCGGGATCGTCTCGGCCCTGGAGGCAGCTCAGGTGTCGCCGGCCGTGCTGGTCATCGAGGTCACGGAGCACGAACGCGTGACCGACGTGGCCAGACTGGTGGCCGTGGCCGACGAGTTGCGGGCGCTGGGCCTGCGCTTTGCGCTCGACGACTTCGGCGAGGGGCACTCCAACCTGCGCCTGTGGTCGGAGTTGCGGCCGGAGTTCGTGAAGATCGACAAGTACTTCGTGCGCCAGATCGACTTGCACGCCAAGAAGGTTCAGACGATCAAGGGTCTGGCCCGGCTGGCAGAGGTGTTCGGCTCCAGGCTGGTGGCCGAGGGCGTCGAGACCGACCTCGAACTGCGCATCGTGCGCGACCTGGGCATAGAACTCGGCCAGGGCTACTTCCTGGGCCGGCCTCAACCGGAGCCCGTCGCGGGGGTGCTGCCGGAAGCAGCTGCCGTGCTGTCGAGTGCGGTGATCGCGGTGCTGCCCGAGATCACGCGCGCCGCAGGAGCGGAGTTGACGGTCCGTCGCCTTGCGTTGCATGTGCCGCCCCTGCCCATGCAGGCGACCAACGACGAGGTGGCCCAAGCGTTCGCCGAAGACCCCGCCCGCCGCGCAGTCGCACTGGTCGACGGAACGCGCCCGGTCGGATTGATCAGCCGCCAGGCCTTCGTCGACCGTTACGCGAAGCCTTTCCACAGGGAGTTGTATGCGCGCAAGCCCGCGATGGCCTTTGCCAACTCCACGCCGCTGATGCTCGACCAGCACACAGGCATCGAAGGGCTGACAGCAGTGCTGACATCGTCGGATCAGCGCTACCTGACGGACGGATTCATCCTTACGGACGCTGGACGCTACATGGGGCTCGGCACGGGCGAACAGCTCGTGCGTATGGTAACCGAGGTACGCATCGAAGCGGCACGCCACGCCAACCCGTTGACCTTCCTGCCCGGCAACATCCCCACCACTGAACACATCGACCGCCTGATGGGCAGCGGATCGAGTTTCGTCGCCTGCTACTGCGACCTGAACGACTTCAAGCCGTACAACGACCACTATGGTTACTGGCGCGGCGACGAAATGATCCAGCTGGTGGCGCGCACCCTCATCGCGAACTGCGACGCGCGCCGCGACTTCGTCGGTCACGTGGGCGGCGACGACTTCATCGTACTTTTCCAGAGCGACGATTGGCTGGCACGCTGCGAGCGCGTGGTGGAGACCTTCAACGCACTGGCATTGGAACTGTTCGACGAGGATGCGCGCGAGCGCGGCGGCATCGAGGCCGAGGATCGGCATGGCGTGAACAGGTTCTTCGGATTCACCACGCTCTCGATCGGCGCAGTGCCGGTACGGCGGGGTCGGTTCGACCGCGCCGATCAGGTCGCCTCGGCAGCCGCAGCAGCCAAGCACAAGGCAAAAGCCTCGAGGATCGGACTGGCAGTTGAAGCGCCTTGA
- a CDS encoding MBL fold metallo-hydrolase has product MNRVIARFVFALSAVLGLPALVQAAPCMVITLTGTQGGPSSFRGLAGSGTMVRYGDDANDCRGVVLQFDAGRGTSMRLSQVGVTPGQVDAVFITHVHSDHVDGLADLLQLRWMQEYKLPKIDVVCSADVAAGAGFVMSCAKLVAHTADAYIQSGEIAQRRAEDKARPVGGPADLVNVRTFASTDAPQVVWSSGDVRVTAVRSAHVAGHASYRVDTPAGSVVIGGDAGNDTPAPPRASSTSSQVEALARGAQVIVHSAIHPVMGPDGGTGFPAPIYHRQSTATDLGAMAQRSGAQHLMLTHLIPPLEADRQGPYRLPKGAITAADYEAAVRSGGFAGGLTVGGDLSNIRLPVRR; this is encoded by the coding sequence ATGAATCGGGTCATCGCAAGGTTCGTATTCGCGCTGTCCGCCGTGCTGGGCCTGCCAGCGCTGGTGCAGGCGGCACCGTGCATGGTGATCACGCTCACCGGCACTCAAGGCGGCCCCTCGTCCTTCCGGGGCCTTGCCGGTTCAGGCACGATGGTGCGCTACGGTGACGACGCGAACGACTGTCGCGGCGTGGTCCTGCAGTTCGACGCGGGCCGGGGAACTTCCATGCGACTGTCGCAGGTAGGCGTCACGCCCGGGCAGGTCGATGCTGTGTTCATCACCCACGTGCATTCCGACCATGTCGACGGGCTGGCCGATCTGCTGCAACTGCGCTGGATGCAGGAGTACAAGCTGCCGAAGATCGACGTGGTCTGCTCGGCCGATGTTGCCGCCGGCGCCGGATTCGTGATGAGTTGCGCAAAGCTTGTCGCGCACACCGCGGATGCCTACATCCAGTCGGGCGAGATCGCCCAGCGCCGCGCCGAAGACAAGGCCCGGCCGGTGGGTGGCCCGGCCGACCTGGTCAATGTCAGGACCTTCGCGTCGACCGACGCGCCCCAGGTCGTTTGGTCGAGCGGAGATGTACGCGTCACGGCGGTGCGCTCCGCGCACGTGGCGGGACATGCGTCCTATCGGGTCGACACCCCGGCGGGCAGCGTGGTCATCGGTGGGGATGCCGGCAACGACACGCCAGCGCCGCCGCGCGCATCGTCCACTTCCTCGCAGGTCGAGGCGCTGGCGCGTGGCGCCCAGGTCATCGTGCACTCGGCTATCCACCCGGTGATGGGACCCGACGGTGGCACCGGTTTCCCCGCTCCGATCTATCATCGCCAGAGTACGGCCACCGACCTCGGCGCGATGGCCCAGCGTTCGGGCGCGCAGCACCTGATGCTCACGCACCTGATCCCGCCGCTGGAGGCGGACCGGCAGGGACCGTACCGCCTGCCCAAGGGAGCGATAACCGCGGCCGACTACGAGGCTGCGGTGCGGTCTGGTGGCTTCGCCGGTGGGCTGACCGTGGGTGGTGACCTGTCGAACATACGACTGCCGGTGCGACGTTGA